In Luteimonas sp. MC1750, the following proteins share a genomic window:
- the rpsJ gene encoding 30S ribosomal protein S10 yields MADQKIRIRLKAFDHRLIDRSASEIVETAKRTGAQVRGPIPLPTKIERYTILTSPHVDKDARDQYETRTHKRVLDIVDPNDKTVDALMKLELAAGVDVQIKLT; encoded by the coding sequence ATGGCGGACCAAAAGATCCGGATCCGGCTGAAGGCGTTCGATCATCGACTGATCGACCGTTCGGCCAGCGAGATCGTCGAAACGGCCAAGCGGACGGGCGCCCAGGTGCGCGGCCCGATCCCCCTGCCGACCAAGATCGAGCGTTACACCATCCTGACGTCGCCGCACGTCGACAAGGATGCGCGTGACCAGTACGAAACCCGCACGCACAAGCGCGTGCTTGACATCGTCGACCCCAACGACAAGACCGTGGACGCGCTGATGAAGCTCGAGCTCGCGGCCGGCG
- the tuf gene encoding elongation factor Tu, protein MAKGKFERTKPHVNVGTIGHVDHGKTTLTAALTKIGAERFGGEFHAYDAIDKAPEEKARGITISTSHVEYESPNRHYAHVDCPGHADYVKNMITGAAQMDGAILVCSAADGPMPQTREHILLARQVGVPYIVVFLNKADMVDDAELLELVEMEVRELLSKYDFPGDDTPIIHGSALKALEGDQSDIGVPAIIKLVEALDTWIPEPERDIDKTFLMPVEDVFSISGRGTVVTGRIERGIIKVGEEIEIVGIRDTQKTTVTGVEMFRKLLDQGQAGDNAGLLLRGTKRDDVERGQVLCKPGSIKPHTDFEAEVYVLSKDEGGRHTPFFKGYRPQFYFRTTDITGACELPEGVEMVMPGDNVKMVVSLINPIAMDEGLRFAIREGGRTVGAGVVAKILK, encoded by the coding sequence ATGGCCAAGGGTAAGTTCGAGCGCACCAAGCCCCACGTGAACGTGGGCACGATCGGTCACGTGGACCACGGCAAGACGACGCTGACGGCGGCGCTGACGAAGATCGGTGCGGAGCGTTTCGGCGGCGAATTCCACGCCTATGACGCGATCGACAAGGCGCCGGAAGAGAAGGCGCGTGGCATCACGATCTCGACCTCGCACGTGGAGTACGAGAGCCCGAACCGCCACTACGCGCACGTCGACTGCCCCGGGCACGCCGACTACGTCAAGAACATGATCACCGGTGCGGCGCAGATGGACGGCGCGATCCTGGTGTGCTCGGCCGCTGACGGCCCGATGCCGCAGACGCGCGAGCACATCCTGCTGGCGCGCCAGGTCGGCGTGCCGTACATCGTGGTGTTCCTGAACAAGGCCGACATGGTCGACGACGCGGAGCTCCTCGAGCTGGTCGAGATGGAAGTGCGCGAGCTGCTGTCGAAGTACGACTTCCCGGGCGACGACACCCCGATCATCCACGGTTCGGCGCTCAAGGCGCTGGAAGGCGACCAGTCGGACATCGGCGTGCCGGCGATCATCAAGCTGGTCGAGGCGCTGGACACCTGGATCCCGGAGCCGGAGCGTGACATCGACAAGACCTTCCTGATGCCGGTGGAAGACGTGTTCTCGATCTCGGGCCGCGGCACCGTGGTGACCGGCCGCATCGAGCGCGGCATCATCAAGGTGGGCGAGGAAATCGAGATCGTCGGTATCCGCGACACCCAGAAGACGACCGTGACCGGCGTCGAGATGTTCCGCAAGCTGCTCGACCAGGGCCAGGCGGGCGACAACGCCGGCCTGCTGCTGCGCGGCACCAAGCGCGATGACGTCGAGCGCGGCCAGGTGCTGTGCAAGCCGGGTTCGATCAAGCCGCACACGGACTTCGAGGCCGAGGTGTACGTGCTGTCGAAGGACGAGGGCGGCCGCCACACGCCGTTCTTCAAGGGCTACCGTCCGCAGTTCTACTTCCGCACCACCGACATCACCGGCGCCTGCGAGCTGCCGGAGGGCGTCGAGATGGTGATGCCGGGCGACAACGTGAAGATGGTGGTCTCGCTGATCAACCCGATCGCGATGGACGAGGGCCTGCGCTTCGCGATCCGCGAGGGTGGCCGTACGGTCGGCGCGGGCGTGGTCGCCAAGATCCTCAAGTAA
- the fusA gene encoding elongation factor G, with the protein MARTTPIDRYRNFGIMAHIDAGKTTTSERILFYTGKSHKLGEVHDGAATMDWMEQEQERGITIQSAATTAFWKGMDKTLPEHRFNIIDTPGHVDFTIEVERSLRVLDGAVFVLCAVGGVQPQSETVWRQANKYKVPRIAFVNKMDRTGANFVKVRDQLKSRLGAAPVPMQVPIGAEDGFEGVVDLLKMKAIHWDTASQGLTFEYREVPAELLEQAKEARAYMVESAAEANEALMDKYLEGGELSEDEIVAGLRARTLATEIVPMFCGTAFKNKGVQAMLDGVVQLLPSPVDVPSIRGTDVDDESKELSRESSDNAPFSALAFKIITDPFVGSLTFFRVYSGKLNAGDQVLNSVKGKKERIGRLLQMHSNNREEIKEVLAGDIAAAVGLKDVTTGDTLCAQDAPIVLERMVFPEPVISMAVEPKTKSDQEKMGIALGRLAQEDPSFRVRTDEESGQTIIAGMGELHLDIIVDRMKREFNVEANVGKPQVAYRETIRKTVKSEGKFVRQSGGKGQFGHVWLEISPQEPGTGYEFENAIVGGVVPKEYIPAVDKGIQEAVANGILAGYPIVDVKVKLYDGSYHEVDSSEMAFKIAGSMGFKEGFQRASPVLLEPIMKVEIVSPEDYLGDVMGDVSRRRGILQGQDDSLSGKIINAMIPLGEMFGYATSLRSMSQGRATFTMEFDHYAEAPSNIADEVVKKK; encoded by the coding sequence GTGGCCCGCACCACTCCCATCGACCGCTATCGCAACTTCGGCATCATGGCCCACATCGATGCCGGCAAGACCACCACGTCCGAGCGCATCCTGTTCTACACCGGCAAGAGCCACAAGCTCGGTGAAGTGCACGACGGCGCCGCCACCATGGACTGGATGGAACAGGAGCAGGAGCGCGGCATCACGATCCAGTCCGCCGCCACGACCGCGTTCTGGAAGGGCATGGACAAGACCCTGCCCGAGCACCGCTTCAACATCATCGACACCCCCGGGCACGTCGACTTCACCATCGAGGTGGAGCGTTCGCTGCGCGTGCTCGACGGCGCGGTGTTCGTGCTCTGCGCGGTCGGCGGCGTGCAGCCGCAGTCCGAGACCGTGTGGCGCCAGGCCAACAAGTACAAGGTCCCGCGCATCGCGTTCGTCAACAAGATGGACCGCACCGGCGCCAACTTCGTCAAGGTCCGCGACCAGCTGAAGTCGCGCCTGGGCGCCGCGCCCGTGCCGATGCAGGTGCCGATCGGCGCGGAGGACGGCTTCGAGGGCGTGGTCGACCTGCTGAAGATGAAGGCGATCCACTGGGATACCGCCAGCCAGGGCCTGACCTTCGAGTATCGCGAGGTCCCCGCCGAGCTGCTCGAGCAGGCGAAGGAGGCGCGCGCCTACATGGTCGAGTCGGCCGCCGAGGCCAACGAGGCGCTGATGGACAAGTACCTCGAGGGCGGTGAGCTGTCCGAGGACGAGATCGTCGCCGGCCTGCGTGCGCGCACCCTGGCCACCGAGATCGTGCCGATGTTCTGTGGCACCGCGTTCAAGAACAAGGGTGTCCAGGCGATGCTCGACGGCGTCGTGCAGCTGCTGCCGTCGCCGGTCGACGTGCCCTCGATCCGCGGTACGGACGTGGATGACGAGTCCAAGGAGCTGAGCCGCGAGTCCAGCGACAACGCGCCGTTCTCCGCGCTCGCGTTCAAGATCATCACCGACCCGTTCGTGGGCTCGCTGACCTTCTTCCGCGTGTACTCGGGCAAGCTCAACGCCGGCGACCAGGTGCTGAACTCGGTCAAGGGCAAGAAGGAGCGCATCGGCCGCCTGCTGCAGATGCATTCCAACAACCGCGAAGAGATCAAGGAAGTTTTGGCGGGCGACATCGCCGCTGCCGTGGGCCTGAAGGACGTCACCACCGGTGACACCCTCTGCGCCCAGGACGCGCCGATCGTGCTCGAGCGCATGGTGTTCCCGGAGCCGGTCATCTCGATGGCCGTGGAGCCGAAGACCAAGTCCGACCAGGAAAAGATGGGCATCGCCCTGGGCCGCCTGGCGCAGGAAGATCCCTCGTTCCGCGTCCGCACCGACGAGGAATCCGGCCAGACCATCATCGCCGGCATGGGCGAGCTGCACCTGGACATCATCGTCGACCGCATGAAGCGCGAGTTCAACGTCGAGGCCAACGTCGGCAAGCCGCAGGTGGCCTACCGCGAGACCATCCGCAAGACGGTCAAGTCGGAAGGCAAGTTCGTCCGCCAGTCGGGCGGCAAGGGCCAGTTCGGCCACGTGTGGCTCGAGATCTCGCCGCAGGAGCCGGGTACCGGCTACGAGTTCGAGAACGCGATCGTCGGCGGCGTTGTGCCGAAGGAATACATCCCGGCCGTCGACAAGGGCATCCAGGAAGCGGTGGCCAACGGCATCCTCGCCGGCTATCCGATCGTGGACGTCAAGGTGAAGCTGTACGACGGTTCGTACCACGAGGTCGACTCGTCCGAAATGGCGTTCAAGATCGCGGGCTCGATGGGCTTCAAGGAAGGTTTCCAGAGGGCCTCGCCGGTCCTGCTCGAGCCGATCATGAAGGTCGAGATCGTCAGCCCCGAGGACTACCTGGGTGACGTCATGGGCGACGTGAGCCGCCGCCGCGGCATCCTCCAGGGCCAGGACGACAGCCTGTCGGGCAAGATCATCAACGCGATGATCCCGCTGGGCGAGATGTTCGGCTATGCCACCAGCCTGCGCTCGATGTCGCAGGGCCGCGCCACCTTCACGATGGAGTTCGACCACTACGCGGAAGCGCCGTCGAACATCGCCGATGAAGTGGTGAAGAAGAAGTAA
- the rpsG gene encoding 30S ribosomal protein S7, which translates to MSRKGNTPQRSVLPDPKHGSETIARFINMVMYSGKKSVAEKIVYGAMDVIGERNPNPLEVVEKALGNISPSVEVKSRRVGGATYQVPVEVRQSRRMALAMRWLIDSARKRGENSMPRKLAAELIDASENRGGAIKKREETHRMAEANKAFAHYRW; encoded by the coding sequence ATGTCGCGTAAAGGAAACACCCCGCAGCGCTCGGTGCTGCCCGACCCCAAGCACGGTAGCGAGACCATCGCGCGCTTCATCAACATGGTGATGTACAGCGGCAAGAAGTCCGTCGCCGAGAAGATCGTGTACGGCGCCATGGACGTCATCGGCGAGCGCAACCCGAACCCGCTGGAAGTCGTCGAGAAGGCGCTCGGCAACATCTCGCCGTCGGTCGAGGTGAAGTCCCGCCGTGTCGGCGGCGCCACCTACCAGGTGCCGGTCGAAGTGCGCCAGTCGCGCCGCATGGCGCTGGCGATGCGCTGGCTGATCGATTCCGCCCGCAAGCGCGGCGAGAACAGCATGCCGCGCAAGCTCGCCGCCGAGCTGATCGACGCCTCCGAGAACCGCGGTGGCGCGATCAAGAAGCGCGAAGAGACGCACCGCATGGCCGAGGCCAACAAGGCCTTCGCGCACTACCGCTGGTAA
- the rpsL gene encoding 30S ribosomal protein S12, which yields MATINQLVRKPRSPETYKSNSPALQNCPQRRGVCTRVYTTTPKKPNSALRKVAKVRLTNGYEVISYIGGEGHNLQEHSVVLIRGGRVKDLPGVRYHTVRGSLDAAGVAKRKQARSKYGAKRPKG from the coding sequence ATGGCAACGATCAACCAGCTGGTGCGCAAGCCGCGCAGCCCGGAAACCTACAAGAGCAACTCGCCCGCGCTGCAGAACTGCCCGCAGCGTCGTGGCGTGTGCACCCGCGTCTACACCACGACCCCGAAGAAGCCGAACTCGGCCCTGCGCAAGGTCGCCAAGGTGCGCCTCACCAACGGCTACGAGGTCATCTCCTACATCGGTGGCGAAGGCCACAACCTGCAGGAGCACTCGGTGGTGCTGATCCGCGGCGGTCGCGTCAAGGACCTGCCGGGCGTGCGCTACCACACCGTGCGTGGCTCGCTCGACGCCGCCGGCGTCGCCAAGCGCAAGCAGGCCCGTTCCAAGTACGGCGCCAAGCGTCCGAAGGGCTGA
- the rpoC gene encoding DNA-directed RNA polymerase subunit beta' — MKDLLNLFNQQRPALDFDAIKIALASPDLIRSWSFGEVKKPETINYRTFKPERDGLFCAAIFGPVKDYECLCGKYKRMKHRGVVCEKCGTEVTLAKVRRERMGHIDLASPTAHIWFLKSLPSRIGLMLDMTLRDIERILYFEAFVVTEPGLTPMERGQLLNEEQFMQMRQEHGDDFDAAMGAEAVFDLLRTIDLQAEMVRLKEEIAATGSETKLKRLTKRIKLVEAFLESGNRPEWMVMTVLPVLPPDLRPLVPLDGGRFATSDLNDLYRRVINRNNRLRRLLELNAPDIIVRNEKRMLQESVDALMDNGRRGRAITGTNKRPLKSLADMIKGKQGRFRQNLLGKRVDYSGRSVIVVGPTLRLHECGLPKKMALELFKPFIFAKLQRRGLATTIKAAKKLVEREEAEVWDILEEVIREHPVLLNRAPTLHRLGIQAFEPVLIEGKAIQLHPLVCTAFNADFDGDQMAVHVPLSLEAQLEARALMMSSNNILSPANGEPIIVPSQDVVLGLYYMTRALENTVGEGMAFANVAEVKRAYDNKAAGLHAKVKVRISETVADEDGNREKKTSIVETTVGRALLAEILPEGLPFALANTELNKKNISRLINSCYRMLGLKDTVVFADKLMYTGFAYATRAGVSIGIDDMVIPDEKKGILAEAEAEVLEIQQQYQSGLVTAGERYNKVVDIWSRTNERVAQAMMKTIGTEIVTNAKGERVEQKSMNSVYIMADSGARGSQAQIRQLAGMRGLMAKPDGSIIETPITSNFREGLNVQQYFISTHGARKGLADTALKTANSGYLTRRLVDVAQDVVITETDCGTRDGLSMTPIVEGGDVVEPLKDRVLGRMVAEDVFLPGDDEDPIVTRNTLLDEAWVQKLEDAGVQAIQVRSTITCESSFGVCAHCYGRDLGRGHLVNLGEAVGVVAAQSIGEPGTQLTMRTFHIGGAASRAAAIDNVTVKTTGSVKFNNVKFVSHSAGHLVGVSRSGEISVLDQHGRERERYKLPYGATINAKDGMAVKAGQTVATWDPHNHPIVSEVKGVMRFIDFIDGVTVIEKTDELTGLASREITDPKRRGSQGKDLRPLIRIVDAKTGEDLNIPGTDLPAQYLLPPRSIVNMQDGASVGVGDVVAKIPQEASKTRDITGGLPRVADLFEARKPKDPAILAEKSGVVSFGKDTKGKQRLIIKAADGDDHEELIPKYRQIIVFEGEHVEKGETVVDGEPSPQDILRLKGVEELASYLTKEIQDVYRLQGVKINDKHIEVIVRQMLRKVEITDAGDSTRFLNGEQAERQRVIEANEKHNAKGELPVHYDPVLLGITKASLATESFISAASFQETTRVLTEAAVRGTRDSLRGLKENVIVGRLIPAGTGLAYHTQRRKNASGLTESEMEALSAVTVVEESQVEETAQVEGGDAPLAEGAGE, encoded by the coding sequence ATGAAAGACCTTCTGAACCTGTTCAACCAGCAGCGCCCGGCGCTCGACTTCGACGCGATCAAGATCGCGCTGGCCTCGCCCGACCTGATCCGTTCGTGGTCGTTCGGCGAAGTCAAGAAGCCCGAGACCATCAACTACCGCACCTTCAAGCCCGAGCGCGACGGCCTGTTCTGCGCCGCCATCTTCGGGCCGGTGAAGGACTACGAGTGCCTGTGCGGCAAGTACAAGCGCATGAAGCACCGCGGCGTGGTCTGCGAGAAGTGCGGCACCGAGGTCACCCTGGCCAAGGTGCGCCGCGAGCGCATGGGCCACATCGACCTCGCCAGCCCCACCGCGCACATCTGGTTCCTCAAGTCGCTGCCGTCGCGCATCGGCCTGATGCTGGACATGACGCTGCGTGACATCGAGCGCATCCTCTATTTCGAGGCGTTCGTCGTCACCGAGCCGGGCCTGACGCCGATGGAGCGTGGCCAGCTGCTCAACGAAGAGCAGTTCATGCAGATGCGCCAGGAGCACGGGGACGACTTCGACGCCGCGATGGGCGCCGAGGCCGTGTTCGACCTGCTGCGGACGATCGACCTGCAGGCCGAGATGGTGCGCCTGAAGGAAGAGATCGCCGCCACCGGCTCCGAGACCAAGCTCAAGCGCCTCACCAAGCGCATCAAGCTGGTCGAGGCCTTCCTCGAGTCGGGCAACCGCCCCGAGTGGATGGTCATGACCGTGCTGCCGGTGCTGCCGCCGGACCTGCGCCCGCTGGTCCCGCTGGACGGTGGCCGCTTCGCGACCTCCGACCTCAACGACCTGTACCGCCGCGTCATCAACCGCAACAACCGCCTGCGCCGCCTGCTCGAGCTCAACGCGCCCGACATCATCGTGCGCAACGAGAAGCGCATGCTGCAGGAGTCGGTGGACGCGCTGATGGACAACGGTCGCCGCGGCCGCGCCATCACCGGCACCAACAAGCGCCCGCTGAAGTCGCTCGCCGACATGATCAAGGGCAAGCAGGGCCGGTTCCGCCAGAACCTGCTGGGCAAGCGCGTCGACTACTCGGGCCGTTCGGTCATCGTGGTCGGCCCGACGCTGCGCCTGCACGAGTGCGGCCTGCCGAAGAAGATGGCGCTGGAGCTGTTCAAGCCCTTCATCTTCGCCAAGCTGCAGCGCCGTGGCCTGGCCACGACGATCAAGGCCGCCAAGAAGCTGGTCGAGCGCGAAGAGGCCGAGGTGTGGGACATCCTCGAAGAGGTGATCCGCGAGCACCCGGTGCTGCTGAACCGCGCGCCGACCCTGCACCGCCTGGGCATCCAGGCGTTCGAGCCGGTGCTGATCGAGGGCAAGGCCATCCAGCTGCACCCGCTGGTCTGCACCGCGTTCAACGCCGACTTCGACGGTGACCAGATGGCCGTGCACGTCCCGCTGAGCCTCGAGGCCCAGCTGGAAGCGCGTGCGCTGATGATGTCGTCGAACAACATCCTGTCGCCCGCCAACGGCGAGCCGATCATCGTGCCGTCGCAGGACGTGGTCCTGGGTCTGTACTACATGACCCGCGCGCTGGAGAACACGGTGGGCGAGGGCATGGCGTTCGCGAACGTCGCCGAGGTCAAGCGCGCCTACGACAACAAGGCCGCCGGCCTGCACGCCAAGGTCAAGGTCCGCATTTCCGAGACCGTGGCCGACGAGGACGGCAACCGCGAGAAGAAGACCTCGATCGTGGAGACCACGGTCGGGCGCGCCCTGCTGGCCGAGATCCTGCCGGAAGGCCTGCCGTTCGCGCTGGCCAACACCGAGCTGAACAAGAAGAACATCAGCCGCCTGATCAACTCCTGCTACCGCATGCTCGGCCTGAAGGACACGGTCGTGTTCGCCGACAAGCTGATGTACACCGGCTTCGCGTACGCCACGCGCGCCGGCGTCTCGATCGGCATCGACGACATGGTGATCCCGGACGAGAAGAAGGGCATCCTGGCCGAGGCCGAGGCCGAGGTCCTGGAGATCCAGCAGCAGTACCAGTCCGGCCTGGTCACCGCCGGCGAGCGCTACAACAAGGTCGTGGACATCTGGTCGCGCACCAACGAGCGCGTCGCCCAGGCGATGATGAAGACCATCGGCACCGAGATCGTCACCAACGCCAAGGGCGAGCGGGTCGAGCAGAAGTCGATGAACTCGGTCTACATCATGGCCGACTCCGGCGCGCGTGGTTCGCAGGCGCAGATCCGCCAGCTGGCGGGCATGCGCGGCCTGATGGCCAAGCCCGACGGCTCGATCATCGAGACCCCGATCACCTCGAACTTCCGCGAGGGCCTGAACGTCCAGCAGTACTTCATCTCGACCCACGGTGCGCGAAAGGGCCTGGCGGATACCGCGCTGAAGACCGCGAACTCCGGCTACCTGACCCGTCGCCTGGTCGACGTGGCGCAGGACGTGGTGATCACCGAGACCGACTGCGGCACCCGCGACGGCCTGAGCATGACCCCGATCGTCGAAGGCGGCGACGTGGTCGAGCCGCTGAAGGACCGCGTGCTCGGCCGCATGGTGGCCGAGGACGTGTTCCTGCCGGGCGACGACGAGGATCCGATCGTCACCCGCAACACGCTGCTCGACGAAGCCTGGGTGCAGAAGCTCGAGGACGCCGGCGTGCAGGCGATCCAGGTGCGTTCGACCATCACCTGCGAGTCGTCGTTCGGCGTCTGCGCCCACTGCTATGGCCGTGACCTCGGCCGCGGCCACCTCGTCAACCTCGGCGAGGCCGTGGGCGTGGTTGCCGCGCAGTCGATCGGCGAGCCCGGCACCCAGCTGACGATGCGGACCTTCCACATCGGTGGCGCGGCGTCGCGTGCGGCCGCGATCGACAACGTGACGGTCAAGACCACCGGCTCGGTGAAGTTCAACAACGTCAAGTTCGTGTCGCACTCCGCGGGCCACCTGGTCGGCGTGTCGCGCTCGGGCGAGATCTCGGTGCTCGACCAGCATGGCCGCGAGCGCGAGCGCTACAAGCTGCCCTACGGCGCGACCATCAACGCGAAGGACGGCATGGCGGTCAAGGCCGGCCAGACGGTTGCCACCTGGGACCCGCATAACCACCCGATCGTGTCGGAAGTGAAGGGCGTGATGCGCTTCATCGACTTCATCGACGGCGTCACCGTCATCGAGAAGACCGACGAGTTGACCGGCCTCGCCTCGCGCGAGATCACCGATCCGAAGCGTCGCGGTTCCCAGGGCAAGGACCTGCGCCCGCTGATCCGCATCGTCGACGCCAAGACCGGCGAGGACCTCAACATCCCCGGCACCGACCTGCCGGCGCAGTACCTGCTGCCGCCGCGTTCGATCGTCAACATGCAGGACGGCGCGTCCGTCGGCGTGGGCGACGTGGTGGCGAAGATCCCGCAGGAAGCGTCCAAGACCCGCGACATCACCGGCGGCCTGCCGCGCGTGGCCGACCTGTTCGAGGCGCGCAAGCCGAAGGACCCGGCGATCCTCGCCGAGAAGTCCGGCGTGGTGAGCTTCGGCAAGGACACCAAGGGCAAGCAGCGCCTGATCATCAAGGCGGCCGACGGTGACGATCACGAGGAGCTGATCCCGAAGTATCGCCAGATCATCGTGTTCGAGGGCGAGCACGTGGAGAAGGGCGAGACCGTGGTGGACGGCGAGCCGAGCCCCCAGGACATCCTGCGCCTGAAGGGCGTCGAGGAGCTGGCGTCGTACCTGACCAAGGAAATCCAGGACGTCTACCGCCTGCAGGGCGTCAAGATCAACGACAAGCACATCGAGGTGATCGTCCGCCAGATGCTGCGCAAGGTCGAGATCACCGATGCCGGCGACAGCACCCGTTTCCTCAATGGCGAGCAGGCCGAGCGCCAGCGCGTCATCGAGGCCAACGAGAAGCACAACGCCAAGGGCGAGCTTCCGGTGCACTACGATCCGGTGCTGCTGGGCATCACCAAGGCGTCGCTGGCGACCGAGTCGTTCATCTCCGCGGCCTCCTTCCAGGAGACCACCCGCGTGCTGACCGAGGCGGCCGTCCGCGGCACCCGTGACAGCCTGCGCGGCCTGAAGGAGAACGTGATCGTCGGCCGCCTGATTCCCGCGGGCACCGGACTGGCGTACCATACGCAGCGTCGCAAGAACGCCTCCGGCCTGACCGAGTCCGAGATGGAGGCCCTGTCCGCGGTCACCGTCGTGGAAGAGTCGCAGGTCGAGGAGACGGCGCAGGTCGAGGGGGGCGATGCACCCCTGGCCGAAGGCGCCGGCGAGTAA